One Pseudomonadota bacterium genomic region harbors:
- the coaBC gene encoding bifunctional phosphopantothenoylcysteine decarboxylase/phosphopantothenate--cysteine ligase CoaBC, with protein sequence MLLTDKKILLGITGSIAAYKACDLLRNLRREGAIVTVVMTDSATKFVSPLTFAALSGNAVHTRMFDESSPEKIPHINLARNNDLILVAPATAQTIARLANGMADDLLSTVILAADSKVLVCPAMNTKMYMHPATRKNIKRLKKFGYHVLEPDSGSMACGEEGPGRMPEWPMIRHAVFSALIPQDLHSQKVLVTAGPTQEAFDPARFISNRSSGKMGYAMAQSAAMRGAEVTLISGPSSLPHPPGVTVVSVTTAYEMYTAVMERVEKATVIVKAAAVSDFSPKELSPTKIKKTKHTLSIELNENKDILFELGKLKEKKKTFPLLIGFAAESNNHLTHGKMKLDRKNLDYIVINDITAKDSGFAVDTNKVTLMDAHGTKENYPLLSKEETAHRIWDRIAADCFTDS encoded by the coding sequence ATGTTATTGACCGACAAAAAAATACTCCTGGGAATAACCGGAAGCATCGCTGCCTATAAGGCCTGCGACCTGCTCAGGAACCTGCGAAGAGAAGGGGCGATTGTCACGGTGGTAATGACCGACTCAGCGACAAAATTCGTAAGCCCTCTGACCTTTGCCGCCCTTTCCGGAAACGCGGTGCACACCCGGATGTTCGATGAATCGTCTCCGGAAAAAATCCCCCATATCAACCTGGCCAGAAACAACGATCTGATTCTGGTGGCGCCCGCCACCGCTCAAACCATTGCCCGGCTTGCAAACGGTATGGCTGATGATCTTCTTTCAACCGTGATCCTTGCGGCTGACAGCAAGGTCCTTGTCTGTCCGGCAATGAATACAAAAATGTACATGCATCCGGCAACCCGAAAAAATATCAAACGACTTAAAAAATTCGGCTATCATGTCCTTGAACCTGATTCCGGATCCATGGCCTGCGGCGAAGAAGGTCCGGGACGAATGCCAGAATGGCCGATGATTCGACACGCCGTCTTTTCAGCGCTCATACCACAGGACCTTCACAGCCAAAAGGTGCTGGTTACTGCGGGTCCGACCCAGGAAGCATTTGATCCCGCACGATTTATCAGCAACCGATCTTCCGGGAAAATGGGCTACGCCATGGCACAGTCCGCGGCAATGCGCGGCGCTGAAGTAACTCTTATCAGCGGCCCCTCTTCTCTGCCCCATCCTCCGGGTGTGACTGTGGTTTCCGTGACAACTGCCTATGAAATGTATACCGCGGTGATGGAGAGGGTAGAAAAGGCAACGGTGATCGTCAAAGCAGCGGCAGTCTCCGACTTCAGTCCCAAGGAATTATCACCAACAAAAATTAAAAAAACCAAGCATACCCTGAGCATTGAACTCAATGAGAATAAAGACATCTTATTTGAGTTGGGCAAATTAAAAGAAAAGAAAAAAACATTTCCGCTGCTTATCGGCTTTGCCGCTGAAAGCAACAATCACCTGACCCACGGCAAAATGAAACTTGACAGGAAAAACCTCGATTATATCGTAATTAATGACATTACGGCAAAAGACAGCGGTTTTGCTGTGGACACCAACAAGGTGACTCTCATGGATGCCCATGGCACAAAAGAAAATTATCCTCTTCTTTCCAAGGAAGAAACGGCGCACAGAATCTGGGACAGGATAGCTGCGGATTGCTTTACCGATTCATAA
- a CDS encoding TatD family hydrolase: MADYLEDLDLVVDRAFSAGVSKIITVGIDVASSRAAAEIAGRYESVWATVGIHPHNVHGVTEEDYQQIFEIASLPKVVAYGEVGMDLVKQYAPVALQKEHFRKQLRLAKELDLPLIIHDREAHEDILAILKEEAPFPARGVMHCFSGDVALAREMERFDFMISLPGIVTYNNADITRQVACEVSLDNLIVETDGPYLSPVPKRGKRNEPLFVLYTAAFIAQLRNISVDEVATRTTQNAENLFRLK; the protein is encoded by the coding sequence ATGGCGGATTACCTGGAGGATCTTGATCTGGTTGTGGATCGGGCGTTTTCAGCTGGTGTTTCAAAAATTATCACCGTCGGCATTGATGTCGCCAGTTCACGGGCTGCGGCTGAGATTGCCGGGCGCTATGAGTCAGTATGGGCAACCGTGGGCATTCATCCTCATAATGTGCACGGTGTGACGGAAGAGGACTATCAACAGATTTTTGAAATAGCTTCCCTGCCAAAAGTGGTTGCCTATGGAGAGGTCGGTATGGATCTGGTGAAACAATATGCGCCGGTTGCGCTTCAGAAAGAACATTTCAGGAAACAGCTGCGCCTGGCAAAGGAGCTTGATCTGCCGCTGATAATTCACGACCGCGAAGCCCATGAAGACATCCTTGCAATATTGAAAGAAGAAGCGCCGTTTCCGGCCCGCGGGGTGATGCACTGCTTTTCAGGGGATGTTGCTCTTGCCAGGGAAATGGAGCGATTTGATTTTATGATTTCATTGCCGGGGATTGTCACCTATAATAATGCTGATATCACCCGCCAGGTGGCATGTGAGGTCTCCCTTGACAACCTTATTGTCGAAACCGACGGCCCGTATCTTTCCCCGGTTCCAAAGAGAGGGAAAAGGAATGAGCCGCTTTTTGTCCTCTACACTGCGGCATTTATCGCGCAATTAAGAAATATTTCGGTTGACGAGGTTGCAACAAGAACCACGCAGAATGCAGAAAATCTTTTCCGGTTGAAGTAA
- a CDS encoding nitroreductase family protein, which yields MSKTALEAIYTRRSIREYTDTDVALDQLREIIKAGSWAPSGLNNQPWRFVIIRDHETRKQLAEQTHYSRIILAAPALIAVYLDKEAMYDEVKDHQAAGACIQNMLLAVEALNLGAVWLGQILKNKDQVNKILELSDTLDLMAVVAIGHPGHRDQKTKRKDLDQLILKVI from the coding sequence GTGAGCAAAACCGCTTTAGAAGCCATATACACTCGACGCAGCATCAGAGAATATACCGATACCGATGTCGCCCTGGATCAGCTCAGAGAAATCATCAAAGCCGGAAGCTGGGCACCCTCCGGGCTGAACAATCAGCCCTGGCGATTTGTAATTATCCGTGACCACGAAACCAGAAAACAATTAGCCGAACAGACCCATTACAGCCGGATAATTCTTGCCGCTCCGGCGCTCATTGCCGTATATCTGGACAAAGAAGCCATGTATGATGAAGTAAAGGATCATCAGGCCGCAGGTGCCTGCATTCAGAATATGCTGCTTGCGGTGGAGGCCCTTAACCTTGGTGCGGTCTGGCTCGGACAGATATTAAAAAACAAAGACCAGGTAAATAAAATTTTAGAGCTCAGTGATACCCTCGATCTGATGGCGGTTGTTGCCATAGGACATCCGGGACATCGGGACCAGAAAACAAAGAGAAAAGATCTCGACCAACTCATACTTAAAGTAATTTAG
- a CDS encoding efflux RND transporter periplasmic adaptor subunit — protein MNTYPINHLSKKIWSLLPWLTLLVLILLILIFMASIGKKKQAIEDEQKKSMAAVIIPVNIVAQRLTQSVMSDSLDLPAITKPWEDLTVIAEVGGTIISMEVVEGDTVVKGQLLASIDNRDYENSLKSLEARQKLAATTYSRLEKLSGKSAVSQSQFDEAQATLAELNAAVATAKLNLERCFIRAPIAGVVNALPAKTGMFLSQNDPVAQILDINRLKVDVAIPESAVSSVRQIKESIIRFAALDGLEVTGTNIFLSSQPDSYAMVYTFRLAIDNYDHTILPGMFARVRIDKSVVNDALGIPLYAVISKEGEQFIYVIEDGVARKRPITTGFLEGWKVQIVKGLKSGELVAIVGHRSLEDGQAVNIVKTVDNPDPGTI, from the coding sequence ATGAACACCTATCCAATAAATCATCTTTCAAAAAAAATATGGTCGCTCCTTCCCTGGCTCACCCTTCTTGTCCTCATCCTCTTGATCCTGATTTTCATGGCAAGCATCGGCAAGAAAAAACAGGCCATCGAGGACGAGCAGAAGAAATCCATGGCAGCGGTTATAATCCCTGTCAACATAGTTGCGCAACGTCTTACGCAATCAGTTATGTCAGACAGTCTTGATCTGCCGGCGATTACCAAACCATGGGAAGACCTTACGGTGATTGCCGAGGTCGGCGGCACAATTATCTCCATGGAAGTTGTCGAAGGTGATACTGTTGTAAAAGGACAATTGCTTGCAAGTATTGATAATCGTGACTATGAAAATAGCCTGAAATCTCTTGAGGCCCGGCAAAAACTTGCCGCCACCACCTATTCCCGTCTTGAGAAACTTTCCGGCAAATCTGCAGTTTCTCAGTCACAGTTCGATGAAGCGCAGGCGACATTAGCAGAACTCAATGCTGCAGTTGCAACAGCAAAACTGAATCTCGAGCGATGCTTTATTCGCGCCCCCATTGCCGGAGTTGTTAACGCTTTACCCGCCAAAACCGGCATGTTCCTTTCGCAGAATGACCCTGTGGCGCAAATTCTCGACATAAATCGCCTCAAGGTTGATGTAGCTATTCCTGAATCAGCAGTTTCTTCAGTCAGACAAATAAAGGAAAGCATCATCCGGTTTGCAGCCCTTGATGGTCTTGAAGTTACCGGAACAAATATCTTCCTGTCCAGCCAGCCGGACTCTTATGCAATGGTTTATACCTTCCGCCTTGCCATTGATAATTATGATCATACAATTTTACCGGGGATGTTTGCCCGGGTGCGTATTGATAAATCAGTAGTAAATGACGCCCTTGGCATACCCCTTTACGCGGTTATCTCCAAAGAAGGCGAACAATTTATCTATGTGATCGAAGATGGTGTGGCCCGCAAACGACCAATAACCACTGGTTTTCTCGAGGGCTGGAAGGTGCAGATTGTCAAAGGCCTCAAATCCGGTGAGCTGGTGGCCATTGTCGGACACCGAAGCCTTGAAGACGGCCAAGCCGTCAATATAGTTAAAACCGTAGACAACCCGGATCCGGGTACAATCTGA